A genomic window from Aquitalea aquatilis includes:
- a CDS encoding ABC transporter ATP-binding protein → MLTLRDIRVERQGRTVLQLPALQLDGQAFTVILGHNGSGKSTLMNLLARQLQPDQGQLQLDGQPLNRLSARQFARAVAYLPQRLPEVAGLTVAELVGLGRYPWQGAFGRWSAADSAIVAEAMRAADVTQHAAHEAELLSGGERQRAWIAMLLAQQSPLLLLDEPTSALDLAHQYQLMGLLRQLNRDSGRGVVVVLHDINLAARHADRIVALQQGRLYFDGSPLELLHSPRLSGLYGVDIQLLPQAGQPCPVAVVA, encoded by the coding sequence ATGCTGACCCTGCGTGATATCCGTGTGGAGCGGCAAGGCCGTACCGTATTGCAACTGCCGGCCTTGCAGCTGGATGGCCAGGCTTTCACCGTCATCCTGGGGCATAACGGCTCGGGCAAATCCACCTTGATGAATCTGCTGGCGCGCCAGTTGCAGCCGGACCAGGGACAGTTGCAACTGGACGGCCAGCCGCTGAACCGGCTGTCGGCGCGGCAGTTTGCCCGTGCCGTGGCTTATTTGCCGCAGCGCCTGCCAGAGGTGGCTGGCCTGACCGTGGCCGAGCTGGTGGGGCTGGGGCGCTATCCCTGGCAGGGCGCTTTTGGCCGCTGGAGCGCAGCAGACAGTGCCATCGTGGCCGAGGCCATGCGCGCTGCCGACGTGACGCAGCATGCCGCACATGAGGCCGAGCTATTGTCCGGCGGCGAACGCCAGCGCGCCTGGATCGCCATGCTGCTGGCGCAGCAGTCGCCGCTGTTGCTGCTGGACGAACCGACTTCGGCGCTGGACCTGGCGCACCAATACCAGCTGATGGGCCTGCTGCGGCAGCTTAACCGCGACAGCGGTCGTGGCGTGGTGGTGGTGCTGCACGACATCAATCTGGCGGCACGCCATGCCGACCGCATCGTGGCCTTGCAGCAAGGACGGCTGTATTTCGATGGCTCACCGCTGGAGCTGCTGCACTCGCCGCGCCTGTCCGGGCTGTACGGGGTGGATATCCAGTTGCTGCCGCAAGCCGGCCAGCCCTGTCCGGTAGCGGTGGTGGCCTGA
- a CDS encoding siderophore ferric iron reductase, with translation MPFDATAAGEGSALEQLLAQLAQALPGLDGRIGEAAADEFALAAAGPAIGQLLQHLRSRHPEAGPHYWGCRSWSLLLWQPTYATVLGVELAAALPDWTAMQQGLLPGMVAGFSLPAQPLRHGSAASLRQPAAAQLSVIAASVLPQLAAQQPLHAKLAGRLLADCVVAALLLVQRLQPARDNAAIKQLTGQWLAALDLPQASGVWPVTLENGGERLALARRACCQHFRRCDGALCSSCPKLQAAARVALLRKEWAQHADPA, from the coding sequence ATGCCGTTTGATGCTACCGCCGCAGGCGAGGGCAGTGCGCTGGAGCAGCTGCTAGCGCAGCTGGCCCAGGCGCTGCCCGGTCTGGATGGCCGCATAGGCGAGGCCGCTGCCGACGAGTTTGCCCTAGCGGCGGCCGGCCCGGCGATTGGCCAGCTGCTGCAGCATTTGCGCAGCCGGCATCCGGAAGCCGGCCCGCATTACTGGGGTTGCCGTAGCTGGAGCCTGCTGTTGTGGCAGCCCACCTATGCCACGGTGCTGGGGGTGGAACTGGCGGCAGCCCTGCCGGACTGGACGGCCATGCAGCAAGGCCTGCTGCCCGGCATGGTGGCCGGTTTTTCCCTGCCGGCGCAGCCGCTGCGCCATGGCTCGGCCGCCAGTTTGCGCCAGCCGGCGGCCGCGCAACTGAGCGTCATCGCCGCTAGCGTGCTGCCACAGCTGGCTGCGCAACAGCCCTTGCATGCCAAGCTGGCTGGCCGCCTGCTGGCCGATTGCGTGGTGGCGGCCTTGCTGCTGGTGCAGCGGCTGCAACCGGCGCGCGACAACGCGGCCATCAAACAATTGACCGGGCAATGGCTGGCCGCACTGGATTTGCCACAGGCTAGCGGTGTGTGGCCGGTAACACTGGAAAACGGCGGCGAGCGGCTGGCACTGGCGCGGCGTGCCTGCTGCCAGCATTTCCGCCGCTGCGATGGTGCGCTGTGCAGCAGCTGCCCGAAATTGCAAGCAGCAGCGCGTGTGGCGCTGCTGAGAAAGGAGTGGGCGCAGCATGCTGACCCTGCGTGA
- a CDS encoding IucA/IucC family protein, producing MQTPSHQHPQQLVQHLQPAIWAKVNRLLLRKAIAEFSHELLLAPQLQQQQGDWGEYRLPIPDGSGEYRFRARLLALEHWLIDADSLNRSLHGAPAALDALAFIIEFKVPLGIGDDMMPVYLEEISSTLYGSAYKHAAGGLTADELTRADFQSVETSMMEGHPGFVANNGRIGFDAVDYPRHAPEAAAPQRLIWLAVHKSRATFSCAADLDYQRLLQEELGSEALAGFTRQLAAQQLDMDDYLLMPAHPWQWFNKLAMSFAPEVAERHIVCLGYGEDAYLAQQSIRTFYNISRPERRYVKTALSILNMGFMRGLSPYYMLATPAINDWIRQLVDSDAYLQQRGFAILREVASIGFRNPYFDGGISKDSPYKKMLSALWRESPASLLGPGKRLMTMASLLHIDAAGESLLAALIHSSGLDARSWVARYLQAYLAPLLHCFYAHELVFMPHGENLILQLENNIPQRAIMKDIAEEAAILNPDAALPPAVARLAVKVPEEMKLLALFTDVFDGFFRYLAAILDEHCGLPEQAFWQEVAGCIQGYQQQFPQLAERFARYDLFVPEFARSCLNRLQLGNNQQMLDLANPAGNLKFAGTLRNPLAGHAV from the coding sequence ATGCAAACGCCTAGCCATCAACACCCGCAACAACTGGTTCAACATCTGCAGCCGGCCATCTGGGCCAAGGTCAACCGCCTGCTGCTGCGCAAGGCCATTGCCGAGTTCTCCCACGAGCTGTTGCTGGCACCCCAGTTGCAACAGCAGCAGGGCGACTGGGGCGAATACCGCCTGCCCATCCCGGATGGCAGCGGCGAGTACCGCTTCCGCGCCCGGCTGCTGGCACTGGAGCACTGGCTGATCGATGCCGACTCGCTCAATCGCAGCCTGCACGGTGCGCCGGCCGCGCTGGATGCGCTGGCCTTCATCATCGAATTCAAAGTTCCGCTGGGCATTGGCGACGACATGATGCCGGTGTATCTGGAAGAGATCAGCAGCACCCTGTATGGCAGTGCCTACAAGCATGCCGCTGGCGGGCTGACGGCCGACGAGCTGACCCGCGCCGATTTCCAGTCGGTGGAAACCAGCATGATGGAGGGCCACCCCGGCTTTGTCGCCAATAATGGCCGCATCGGTTTTGATGCGGTGGACTATCCGCGCCATGCGCCGGAAGCGGCCGCGCCACAGCGGCTGATCTGGCTGGCGGTGCACAAGTCGCGCGCCACCTTCTCGTGCGCGGCCGACCTGGACTACCAGCGCCTGTTGCAAGAAGAGCTGGGCAGCGAAGCACTGGCCGGCTTTACCCGGCAGCTGGCCGCACAGCAACTGGATATGGATGACTACCTGCTGATGCCGGCCCACCCCTGGCAGTGGTTTAACAAGCTGGCCATGTCTTTTGCGCCGGAAGTGGCAGAGCGCCACATCGTGTGCCTGGGCTATGGCGAGGATGCCTATCTGGCGCAGCAGTCCATCCGCACTTTCTACAACATCAGCCGCCCGGAGCGCCGCTATGTGAAAACCGCGCTGTCCATTCTCAATATGGGCTTCATGCGCGGGCTGTCGCCTTATTACATGCTGGCTACCCCGGCGATCAACGACTGGATCCGCCAACTGGTGGACAGCGACGCCTACCTGCAACAGCGGGGCTTTGCCATCCTGCGCGAAGTGGCTTCCATCGGTTTTCGCAATCCCTATTTCGATGGCGGCATCAGCAAGGATTCGCCGTACAAGAAGATGTTGTCGGCGCTGTGGCGCGAAAGCCCGGCCTCGCTGCTGGGGCCGGGCAAGCGGCTGATGACCATGGCCTCGCTGCTGCACATCGATGCCGCCGGAGAATCCTTGCTGGCGGCGTTGATCCACAGCTCCGGCCTGGATGCGCGCAGCTGGGTGGCCCGCTATCTGCAAGCCTATCTGGCCCCGCTGCTGCACTGCTTCTATGCCCACGAACTGGTGTTCATGCCGCATGGGGAAAACCTCATTCTGCAGCTGGAAAACAATATCCCGCAGCGCGCCATCATGAAGGACATCGCCGAGGAAGCCGCCATCCTGAACCCGGATGCCGCGCTGCCACCCGCCGTGGCGCGGCTGGCGGTGAAGGTGCCGGAAGAGATGAAGCTGCTGGCGCTGTTTACCGATGTGTTCGATGGCTTCTTCCGCTATCTGGCGGCCATTCTGGACGAACACTGCGGCTTGCCGGAGCAGGCGTTCTGGCAGGAGGTGGCCGGGTGCATACAGGGCTATCAACAGCAATTCCCGCAATTGGCCGAGCGCTTTGCCCGCTACGACCTGTTCGTGCCGGAGTTTGCCCGCTCATGCCTGAATCGCCTGCAGCTGGGCAATAACCAGCAGATGCTGGATCTGGCCAATCCGGCTGGCAATCTGAAGTTTGCCGGCACCCTGCGCAATCCACTGGCCGGCCATGCCGTTTGA
- a CDS encoding GNAT family N-acetyltransferase — protein MSTLDLAPLFSHQLAGMGEFSLYPLRVPQDMALLHDWVRRDYARYWGMQQCDLAAVSAAYAQLQASGHAQALLGQLDGVPAFLMERYDPAHDVLGQHYPVQPGDIGMHLLLAPPLQPRSGFSRAVMHTVLAALFADPVVARVVVEPDVRNDKIHRLNRHAGFIYQGEIQLPHKRAALAFCSRAQFAAACAAAQPACAV, from the coding sequence ATGAGCACGCTTGACCTTGCTCCGCTGTTTTCCCATCAGCTTGCCGGCATGGGTGAGTTCAGCCTTTATCCGCTGCGGGTGCCGCAGGACATGGCCCTGCTGCACGACTGGGTGCGCCGTGATTACGCCCGTTACTGGGGCATGCAGCAGTGCGATCTGGCTGCGGTGAGTGCCGCCTATGCCCAGTTGCAGGCCAGCGGCCATGCCCAAGCATTGCTGGGCCAGCTGGACGGTGTGCCGGCCTTCCTGATGGAGCGTTACGACCCGGCGCACGACGTGCTGGGCCAGCACTACCCGGTGCAGCCCGGCGATATCGGCATGCATCTGCTGCTGGCGCCACCTTTGCAGCCGCGCAGCGGTTTCAGCCGGGCGGTGATGCACACCGTGCTGGCTGCGCTGTTTGCCGATCCGGTCGTGGCGCGGGTGGTGGTGGAGCCGGATGTGCGCAATGACAAGATCCACCGCCTCAACCGCCATGCCGGCTTTATCTATCAGGGCGAGATCCAGCTGCCGCACAAGCGCGCTGCGCTGGCTTTTTGCAGCCGGGCGCAGTTTGCGGCGGCCTGCGCGGCCGCCCAGCCCGCTTGTGCCGTCTGA
- a CDS encoding MFS transporter: MRRALLTLSTLAVVGDAVLLPFYPQYFASRFGVEDARLVGNYLAALCLVVMLALPLWARLARRVELLRLLPFTQLAAALLCVACYAADSMLLFWLASLAMVGCKSSYLLIYPRLMSQAAPQEHAGLIGLLSVIVHFGGIAGALLGGVLLGLLPARHAFLLMALADLAQMGLCLWLLRTPLPALPPAAAPASSAGEHQPVAAGGLWRLGVLMLLFYCSAYLVRGFFALYWQQQSGLDNSTLAAAVFALPALLALLGLWHNQRRQRRAQPPAGSTSSLLLLGVGGLLLQALPQLPLLLLGRCLFGWALFQLTVRLDLQLFRLSTPAHYARDYSRINLCQNLGVLLSSSAAGALVASYGLAAPFVAAALGLLLCLLAYPLLLPGVRPPLSQGVCS; the protein is encoded by the coding sequence ATGAGGCGGGCCTTGCTGACGCTCAGCACGCTGGCGGTGGTGGGGGATGCGGTATTGCTGCCGTTCTACCCGCAGTACTTCGCCAGCCGCTTTGGCGTGGAGGATGCGCGGCTGGTGGGCAACTATCTGGCCGCGCTGTGCCTGGTGGTGATGCTGGCGCTGCCGCTGTGGGCGCGGCTGGCGCGGCGGGTGGAGTTGCTGCGGCTGCTGCCGTTTACCCAGCTGGCGGCGGCGCTGCTGTGTGTAGCCTGCTATGCCGCCGACAGCATGCTGCTGTTCTGGCTGGCTTCGCTGGCCATGGTGGGCTGCAAATCCAGCTATCTGCTGATCTACCCGCGGCTGATGAGCCAGGCCGCGCCGCAGGAGCATGCCGGGCTGATCGGCCTGCTGTCGGTGATCGTGCATTTTGGCGGCATCGCCGGTGCCTTGCTGGGCGGCGTCTTGCTCGGCCTGTTGCCGGCCCGCCATGCCTTCTTGCTGATGGCGCTGGCTGATCTGGCGCAGATGGGTTTGTGCCTGTGGCTGTTGCGCACACCGCTACCCGCCTTGCCACCGGCTGCTGCGCCAGCCAGCAGCGCGGGCGAGCACCAGCCCGTGGCGGCTGGCGGTCTGTGGCGGCTGGGTGTGCTGATGCTGCTGTTTTATTGCAGCGCCTATCTGGTGCGCGGCTTCTTTGCCCTGTACTGGCAGCAGCAGAGCGGGCTGGACAACAGCACGCTGGCAGCGGCGGTGTTTGCCTTGCCGGCGCTGCTGGCCTTGCTGGGCCTGTGGCACAACCAGCGCCGGCAGCGGCGCGCCCAGCCACCGGCTGGCAGTACCAGCAGCCTGCTGCTGTTGGGGGTGGGCGGCTTGCTGCTGCAAGCGCTGCCACAGCTGCCGCTGCTGTTGCTGGGGCGCTGCCTGTTCGGTTGGGCTTTGTTCCAGCTGACGGTGCGGCTGGATTTGCAGCTGTTCCGCCTGAGCACCCCGGCGCATTACGCCCGTGACTACAGCCGCATCAATCTGTGCCAGAACCTGGGCGTGCTGCTGTCGTCCAGTGCTGCCGGCGCGCTGGTGGCCAGCTATGGCCTGGCCGCGCCCTTTGTGGCGGCGGCGCTGGGGCTGCTGCTCTGCCTGCTGGCCTATCCGCTGTTATTGCCCGGCGTACGGCCACCACTTTCCCAAGGAGTTTGCTCATGA
- a CDS encoding lysine N(6)-hydroxylase/L-ornithine N(5)-oxygenase family protein: MNGKIHDFVAIGIGPFNLGLACLTQPLDGLDGVFLDQATGFDWHPGMLLENATLQTPFLADLVTLADPTSRFSFLNYLKSSGRIYAFYIREDFFMLRQEYNQYCQWVCAQLDSLRWQRQVERVEYDEINSLYQVYCQNLASGELELYRARHLVLGTGSLPLWPECCQSVARQASHSASYLADKAALQRQSSITIIGSGQSAAEIYYDLLQDIDRYGYQLNWLTRSPRFFPLEYTRLTLELTSPEYVDYFHQLPLPQRDTLLQQQKGLFKGINASLINDIHELLYRKHLNGAPSTLLLANTALTDCRYDKVQGHFQLELQQLEQQKSFSLQTAGLVLATGYGYRQPSFLAPIAGRIRRDERGRFAVARDYSIDAEHRLFVQNAELHTHGLSSPDLGMACYRNARLIRSISGVEHYPVEQRIAFQQFTAPDSLPDPARLSA; encoded by the coding sequence ATGAACGGCAAGATCCATGACTTCGTGGCCATCGGCATCGGCCCCTTCAATCTGGGCCTGGCCTGCCTGACCCAGCCGCTGGATGGGCTGGACGGTGTGTTTCTCGACCAGGCGACCGGTTTTGACTGGCATCCGGGCATGTTGCTGGAAAACGCCACCCTGCAAACGCCGTTTCTGGCAGATCTGGTGACACTGGCCGATCCCACCAGCCGTTTCAGTTTTCTCAACTACCTGAAAAGCAGCGGGCGGATTTACGCTTTTTACATTCGCGAAGATTTCTTCATGCTGCGTCAGGAGTACAACCAGTACTGCCAGTGGGTGTGTGCCCAGCTGGACAGCCTGCGCTGGCAGCGCCAGGTAGAGCGGGTGGAGTACGACGAGATCAACAGCCTCTACCAGGTGTATTGCCAGAACCTGGCCAGTGGCGAGCTGGAGCTGTATCGCGCCCGCCACCTGGTGCTGGGTACCGGCAGCCTGCCCTTGTGGCCGGAGTGCTGCCAGTCGGTAGCGCGGCAAGCCAGCCACTCGGCCAGCTATCTGGCCGACAAGGCGGCACTGCAGCGCCAGTCGTCCATCACCATCATCGGCAGCGGCCAGAGCGCGGCAGAGATTTACTACGACCTGCTGCAGGACATCGACCGCTACGGCTACCAGCTGAACTGGCTGACCCGCTCGCCGCGTTTCTTCCCGCTGGAGTACACCCGGCTGACGCTGGAGCTGACTTCGCCCGAGTACGTGGACTATTTCCACCAGTTGCCGCTGCCGCAGCGCGATACCTTGTTGCAGCAGCAAAAAGGCCTGTTCAAGGGCATCAATGCCAGCCTGATCAACGACATCCACGAGTTGCTGTACCGCAAGCACCTGAACGGCGCACCGTCCACCCTGCTGCTGGCCAATACCGCACTCACCGACTGCCGCTACGACAAGGTACAAGGGCATTTCCAGCTGGAGCTGCAGCAGCTGGAGCAGCAAAAGAGCTTCAGTCTGCAAACGGCCGGGCTGGTGTTGGCGACCGGCTATGGCTACCGCCAGCCGTCTTTCCTCGCGCCCATTGCCGGGCGTATCCGCCGTGACGAACGTGGCCGCTTTGCGGTAGCGCGCGATTACAGCATCGATGCCGAGCATCGCCTGTTCGTGCAAAACGCCGAGCTGCACACCCACGGCCTGTCGTCACCGGATCTGGGCATGGCTTGCTATCGCAATGCGCGGCTGATCCGCAGCATCAGCGGGGTGGAGCATTACCCGGTGGAGCAGCGCATCGCCTTCCAGCAATTCACCGCGCCGGACAGCCTGCCTGATCCGGCAAGACTCAGCGCATGA
- a CDS encoding TonB-dependent siderophore receptor, which produces MTSSNRRQQAGRQLGRTLCVATLALAVQQAYAADSSTLETVTVSAEQRADALAPTQGYQVGSSKSASKTDTPLAQIPQAVSVITRQQIEDQKPRTISEALNYTPGVFSGAVGSTTRYDYIVLRGFSDHPTANEFLDGLRLFGDPDGYNTLQIDPYAVERLDAVRGPASASYGQASPGGVVAITSKRPLQEDYHELSLTVGNRQQRSLGLDFGGAVAGRDDLSYRLVAKGSAADQQQNGASTERYVLAPSLNWKISDSTNLLLQAYLQKDPSTGYHGTLPYYGTVVPHNGKTISPSFNEGSSGDGMSREQQYYGYQLEHRFNDALTFRQQYRLQLSKTDLSQYSDVGWVSDTSDLLNRTYARSSERSTAHIIDNSLEARFNALGMKHTVLAGLDYQTSRNKGDNSYTYTGTTINPFNTVYDDSSHPLSYKNFDRKRDQTGVYLQEQMALGGWKLTAGLRRDQAKVSETNTGTGSRTSWEGGKTTGRLGLVYEAENGLAPYLSYSEGFDPSQAYATDSSGNVLKPMQSKQSEAGLRYQPNSDIQLSAAVYELQQSNVAQYNATTFSYDPIGKVRSRGVELEANAKLSKQLSLLAGYTYTDMQVTEGSNQGKTPYLAPAHKATAWLDYAFDGGINLGGGVRRTSWMWADSANTLTIPGVTLYDLRLRLQLGQFSPSLKGSTLQINANNLSNKTYIASCYSSYACYYGEKRNISATLSYKW; this is translated from the coding sequence ATGACAAGCAGCAACAGACGCCAGCAAGCAGGCCGCCAGCTGGGGAGAACCCTGTGTGTGGCCACACTGGCACTGGCCGTACAGCAGGCTTATGCCGCCGATAGCAGCACACTGGAAACGGTAACGGTCAGCGCAGAACAGCGCGCCGATGCACTGGCCCCCACCCAGGGCTACCAGGTGGGCAGCAGCAAGAGCGCCAGCAAGACCGACACCCCGCTGGCACAGATTCCGCAAGCTGTATCGGTCATCACCCGCCAGCAGATCGAAGACCAGAAACCGCGCACCATCAGCGAGGCGCTCAACTACACGCCAGGGGTGTTCAGCGGCGCAGTGGGCTCCACCACCCGCTACGACTACATCGTGCTGCGCGGCTTCAGCGACCATCCCACGGCCAATGAATTCCTCGACGGCTTGCGGCTGTTTGGCGACCCGGATGGCTACAACACCCTGCAGATCGATCCCTATGCGGTGGAAAGGCTGGATGCGGTACGCGGGCCGGCCTCGGCCAGCTATGGCCAGGCCTCGCCCGGCGGCGTGGTGGCCATCACCAGCAAGCGACCCTTGCAAGAGGACTACCACGAGCTGTCGCTGACCGTGGGCAACCGTCAGCAACGCAGTCTGGGGCTGGATTTTGGCGGGGCCGTGGCCGGCCGCGACGACCTGTCCTACCGCCTGGTGGCCAAGGGCAGCGCCGCCGACCAGCAACAAAACGGTGCCAGTACCGAGCGCTATGTGCTGGCGCCCTCGCTCAACTGGAAAATCAGCGACAGCACCAATCTGCTGCTGCAGGCCTATTTGCAGAAAGACCCCAGCACCGGCTACCACGGCACCCTGCCCTATTACGGCACTGTGGTACCGCATAACGGCAAGACCATCTCCCCCAGCTTCAACGAAGGCTCCAGTGGCGACGGCATGAGCCGCGAGCAGCAATACTATGGCTATCAGCTGGAGCACCGTTTCAACGACGCGCTGACCTTCCGCCAGCAATACCGCCTGCAACTGAGCAAGACCGATCTGAGCCAGTATTCCGATGTCGGCTGGGTATCTGATACCTCGGACCTGCTCAACCGCACTTATGCCCGCTCCAGCGAGCGCTCCACCGCCCACATCATCGACAACAGCCTGGAAGCCCGCTTCAATGCACTGGGGATGAAGCACACCGTGCTGGCCGGGCTGGACTACCAGACCAGCCGCAACAAGGGCGACAACTCCTATACCTATACCGGCACCACCATCAATCCCTTCAACACCGTGTACGACGACAGCAGCCACCCGCTGTCCTACAAAAACTTCGACCGCAAGCGCGACCAGACCGGTGTCTACCTGCAGGAGCAGATGGCACTGGGTGGCTGGAAACTGACCGCCGGCCTGCGCCGCGATCAGGCCAAGGTATCGGAAACCAATACCGGCACCGGCAGCCGCACCAGCTGGGAAGGCGGCAAAACCACCGGCCGACTGGGTCTGGTGTATGAGGCAGAAAACGGCCTGGCTCCCTACCTGAGCTATAGCGAAGGCTTCGATCCCAGCCAGGCTTACGCCACCGATAGCAGCGGCAATGTGCTCAAGCCGATGCAGAGCAAGCAGAGCGAGGCCGGCTTACGCTACCAGCCCAATAGCGACATCCAACTGTCCGCCGCGGTGTATGAGCTGCAGCAAAGCAATGTCGCCCAGTACAACGCCACCACCTTCAGCTACGACCCCATCGGCAAGGTGCGCTCACGCGGCGTGGAGCTGGAAGCCAATGCCAAACTAAGCAAACAGCTGTCCTTGCTGGCTGGCTACACCTATACCGACATGCAGGTCACCGAGGGTAGCAACCAGGGCAAGACGCCCTACCTGGCCCCGGCGCACAAGGCCACCGCCTGGCTGGATTACGCCTTTGATGGCGGCATCAATCTGGGCGGCGGGGTACGCCGTACCTCATGGATGTGGGCCGACAGCGCCAACACCCTGACCATTCCGGGTGTCACCCTGTACGACCTGCGCCTGCGTCTGCAACTGGGGCAGTTCAGCCCGTCGCTGAAAGGCAGCACACTGCAGATCAACGCCAACAACCTCAGCAACAAGACTTACATTGCCTCGTGCTACAGCAGCTATGCCTGCTACTACGGCGAGAAGCGCAATATCAGCGCCACCCTCAGCTACAAGTGGTAA